From candidate division WOR-3 bacterium, one genomic window encodes:
- the ndhC gene encoding NADH-quinone oxidoreductase subunit A: MIDILLSPPIAFLIFLGIFYLIYWLGSLMAPKMKKTPGKVSTYACGEDIPGTKIQFGYRLFFYVALFFTMMHVATLVVATIPKGAVALFGIFYLAMIFISVLALITRS, from the coding sequence ATGATTGATATTTTACTTTCTCCTCCCATTGCCTTTTTGATTTTCTTGGGTATTTTCTATTTGATTTACTGGCTTGGTAGTCTGATGGCGCCAAAAATGAAAAAGACACCGGGTAAAGTTTCAACCTATGCCTGTGGTGAGGATATTCCAGGAACAAAAATCCAATTTGGTTATCGTCTGTTTTTCTATGTTGCACTGTTCTTCACGATGATGCATGTTGCGACACTGGTGGTGGCGACGATTCCCAAAGGCGCAGTCGCCTTGTTTGGTATCTTTTATCTGGCGATGATATTTATCTCGGTCTTGGCATTGATAACGAGGAGTTAA